From the Devosia sp. FJ2-5-3 genome, the window CTTGCCCACGGCGATTGCAATGGCCATGACCAGCGAGTTCAACATCATCACCCAAATCGGCGGCGCGCCGGAACTGGAGAGCCCCTCGTTCCAGATGGTGCTGTAGTTTTCAATCAGATGCGGGCCGGGCAGGAGCGGCACGAGACCGCTGACAAAATTGCCCGGGGCATGGGTGGAGGCGATAAACGCCAGATAGACCGGGAACACCACGATCACGACGCCCGCGATGAGCACGAGGTGCGTGAGGAAGGTCAGGAAGGGTCTGTTTTCAACCATTTTGCTTCAGCCCTTCAATACTGGACCCTGCGTTCCACGAAGCGGAACTGCACGACGGTAAGCGCGATCACGATCAGCATCAGGATGACGGACTGTGCGGCGGACGAGCCGATGTTCAGGTTGAGCACGCCGTCGGTATAGACCTTGTAGACAAGGATATTGGTCGCCTGAGCCGGGCCGCCCATGGTCGTCGCATCGACCAGACCGAAGGTGTCGAACATGGCGTAGTTGATGTTGATGATCAGGAGGAAGAATGTCGTCGGGGAGATGAGCGGGAAGACGATGGTCCAGAACCGCTTGAACGGACCTGCGCCATCGATGGCGGCGGCTTCGTTGAGCGATTGCGGCACGGACTGCAACCCGGCGACGAAAAAGAGGAAATTGTACGAGATTTGCTTCCAGGCGGCGGCGATGACGATGAGCGTCATCGCCTGATTGCCATCGATGCGGTGGTTCCAGCTGACGCCCATGCCGCGCAGAATGTAGGGCGCGATACCGATGGATGGATTGAAGATAAACCACCAGAGAATGCCGACGACAACCGGCGCGACCGCGTAGGGCCAGACCAGCAGTGTTGTATAGATCTTGCCCGAGCGCAGCAGGCGATTGACCGCAACAGCCAGCAGTAGGGACACGGCCATGGAGAGCAGTGTCACCGAGATCGCGAAAATTGCCGTTCGCCCGAGAGAGCTCAGATAATTGGGATCGGCAAAGATGCGCCGATAATTGTCGAACCAGATGAATGTTGTCCGAAAGCCAAAGGGATCCTCGCGCTCAAACGAGGATTTCAGCGCCTGTATTGCTGGCCAGATAAAGAAAATCAGCGTGACAGCCAGCTGAGGTGCCAGCAATAGGTAAGGCAGCAGCTTGTTCGGAAATATGGTGCGTTTGCTCTGCATGGGTCCTCGCACGGCGCCGCATGACGGGCCGCGCGCGAAGGCGCTGCCCATCATTCGAGCTGAAAAGGGGCCAGATTGCTCTGGCCCCCTGATAACCGGATTACTGGTTGGTCGCTTCAAACTCGCGCAGGATCTCGTTGCCACGGGCAACGGCGGAATCCAGCGCTTCCTGGGCGGTCTTCTGACCAGCAAGCATGGCCTCGAACTCTTCGTCGACCAGGGTACGGATCTGGCTCAGATTACCGAAGCGGACGCCCTTGGAGTTCGCTGTCGGAGTGCCCCGGGTGATCTGCTCGATGGCCACGGAGGAACCCGGATTGGCGTCGTAATATCCCTGTTCCTTGCCGAGCTCATAGGCTGCATTGGTAATCGGCAGGTAGCCGGTGAACTGGTGCCAATCGGCCTGAACCTCCGGCTGGCTGAGATAGGTGAAGAACTCGGCAACGCCCTTATAGACGTCGTCGCTCTTGCCGTTCAGAACCCAGAGCGTGGCGCCGCCGATAATCGAGTTCTTGGGCTCTGCGATTACGTCGTCATAATAGGGCAGGGGCGCGAAGCCGACTTCGAAGTCCTTGGAGTTGGCAATGACGCCAGCGCGCGAACCCGAGGAATTCATATAGACGGCGCATTCACCGGAGTAGAACTTCGGCGGAGCGTCTGGGCCGCCGACCGGGCCGCCATACTGATAGAGGCCGGAATCGGACCACTTCTTGAGGTTTTCCCAGTGCTTGACCTGGACCGGGCCATTGAAGGTGAACTCGGTGCCAAGACCGCCGAAGCCGTTTTCCAGCGTGCCGAACTGCTGGTCATGGATGGCGGAGAGGTTCTCGGTCTGGATCCAGGTGATCCAGGCTGAGCTCAGGCCGCACTTGGCAGCGCCGCTGTCCACGATGGTCTGCATCGCGGTTTCGAGCTCTGCCCAGGTCTTCGGCGGGGTTTCCGGATCAAGGCCGGCCTTCGCGAAGGCGTCCTTGTTGTAGTACATGATCGGAGTGGACGAATTGAACGGCAGCGAGAGGATGTTGCCCTCGGTGTCGGAATAATAGCCCACGACCGGCGCGAGGAATGCAGACGGGTCCCAGGGCTGACCATTTTCGGTCATCAGTTCGTAAACCGGCTTCACGGCGCCCTTGGCGGCCATCATCGTGCCGGTCCCAACTTCGAACACCTGCACGATGGCTGGCTGTTCATTGGCGCGGAACGCTGCAATCGCAGCCGTCAGCGTTTCGGGATAGCTTCCCTTGTAGGTCGTCACAACCTTGTAGTTGGACTGACTGTCGTTGAAACCCTGGGCGATTGACTCTAGCTTCTTGCCAAGTTCGGCGTCGAGCGCGTGCCACCAGCTGATTTCAGTCTGAGCCGACGCCGGGCTTGCAGCAAGCACGGCAGCCATACCCGCAGACAGCAGCATAACCTTCTTAAACATGCTCTCTCCCTTAGTATTCAGCTGGGACCTCCTCGCCCCGAGCTTGGTGCCATATGACAACATGGAATCATCCTTTGCAAACCAGAAATGTTCATATGAACATTGGTCGTGTGCGATTGAACCGCCCTTTGGTGGCCCGCTGTGCTGGTAAGTCAGGACAATAACAGTCGTGTGACACTGGGATTTTATGTGGGGTCGCCAGTGTGGATTTGGCCCATTGCAACAGTTCAGTTCATCTGAACATCAGGCGGGACGCGTGGAGTTGGATCTAGACCGCATGGACCTCGACGTGGAGCCCGTCGAACGGGAGAAGGATGTCTCTCCGAGCGTCGGCTGTTGAAGGCTCGATGGGGGTAGGAGCTTCGTCGTCAAGGATTGAGTCCGATCCGTTACTGGTTAGCCGCGTCCCAAAATCCCTCTTAAGAGGGCACCCGAGGCACAATGTGGTTTCGCTGTAAAACCTGCCTCTGAGCCTGATTCTCGCATGTCGATGCCGCATTGGCGCAATTTGGCAGAGCTGAAGACCTACTGAGCGGCCGCAGTGTCGGTGTCCTCGCCCAAATCTGATGAACGCTTAAGGCGCCGACGACTTTCTTTCGGTACCCGCGAAAAAGGCAGACGCACACGCAGAATAGCAGCCGGTGTTGGGAAGGACATCGGTGGCCAACCCTATCTCCGTAGCGTCGTCACCAGCCAACATCACTACCTTGGGATCGCCAGCGGCCCAACCGGCCTTCGATCACCGTGCAGCGCTTTGCGCCCAATTGAGGATGTCGGCGCTGGACATGGCGCCTGAGACGCGGGCGACTTCTTTTCCGGAGCGGAAGAGGATCATGGTGGGGATGCCGCGAATGCCGAGGCGCCCCGCCAGATCCTGGTTCTCATCCGAATTGAGTTTGACGAAGCGCATGGCGGGCTCCGCCGCGCGCGCCGCCGCCTCGAATTGCGGTCCCATCACACGGCATGGGCCGCACCAGGGCGCCCAGACATCAACGAGGACGGGAATGTCGGACTTGGCAATCTGCTTTTCGAGCATGGGCGCTGCGAGATCGGTGGGATGACCGTCAAAGAGCGCAGCACTACACTTGCCGCATTTCCCCTGGTCGGCGGACTGACCCTCGGCGATGCGGTTGGTCGCGTTGCATTTCGTGCAGACCACATGGGCCATCGTTGTTGTCTCCTATTGTCGCGTCGTCGCTTCCAGCACCCGATCCTGGCAGTCACCGCTCCCGGAGGGGACGAGGTCTCGCTGCGCCAGGATCGAACGGATGGCGCCGTGTTGGCTGAGATGCACTTGTCCGGAGAGATGTTCAAGGAACTCCGTGCCCGCCAGCTTGTCCATCACCGGGCCCTTGACCTCCGAGAGGTGGAGGCGGATGCCGAGATCCCTCAGACGATGTTCGACGGCTTCGAGGCTTTCGAGCGCCGACATGTCGATGAAATTGACGGCAGAGCACATCAGCACCACGTCCTTGAGACCAGGATTTTCCGTCGCGAGGCCGGTGACGAGATCTTCGAGATAGCGCGCATTGGCGAAGTAGAGACTTTCGTCGATGCGGAGGGAAAGGATGTCAGGGACGATCTCCACCTTGTGGCGCTTGATATTTCGGAAGTGCTCGGTTCCGGGCACCTGTCCCACCACGGCCGCATGCGGCTTGGAGGACCGATAGAGGAAAATGAGGATCGAGGCGGCAACGCCAAGCGCAATCCCGACCTCGACACCGAAGAGCAATGTGCCGACCAGCGTGATGGCCACGGCGGCAAAATCCGCCTTGGAATAGGCCCAGGCGCGCTTGAGCACCGAGAAGTCGACAAGGGTCAGAACGGCGAGCACGATGGTGGCGGCCAGCGTCGCCTTAGGCAGGACGGCGAGGAACGGCGTCAGCAACAGCGTCGCGCCGGCAATACCGATGGCGGTGAAGGCACCTGCCGCGGGGGTCGCAGCGCCAGCATCAAAATTGACCACGGAGCGGGCAAAGCCACCGGTGACCGGATAGCCGCCGCCAATGCCGGCCGCGATATTAGACATGCCGAGGCCGATCAATTCCTGATTGGGCTCGATCCGCTCGCGACGCTTGGCAGCCAGGGTCTGGGCAACCGAGATGGATTCGACAAAGCCGACAATCGAGATAATCAGCGCCGGCATGAGCAGTTGCTGGACGGTGTCGAGGTTGAAACTCGGCAGGGACAGCATAGGCAGGCCCTGCGGCACGTCACCGACCAGGGCGACACCCTTGCTGCCCAGATCAAAGGCGACCGAGAGCGCCATGGTGAGGAAGACGACCAGCACCGGGCCGGCGCGCACGATGATTGTGGCGATGCTCTTGGGTACACCAAAGCGGGTGAGCCAGTTCTTGAGGTCGAGGCGGATCCACAGCAGGAGACCAAGCGCCAGCCCACCGATCAAGAGCGTATAGATGTTGATCGAGCTCAGATTTTCCCAGATCGAGGCCAATAGGCCCGGCAGGGCGTGGCCTTCGGTGCTGATGCCCAGGAGACCGCCCAGCTGGCTCATGGCGATGATGAGGCCAGAGGCGGTAATGAAGCCGGAGATCACCGGGTGCGACAGGAAATTGGCGAGAAAGCCGAGCCGCAACAGGCCCATGAGCGTCAACATGGCGCCCGAAATCAGGGCCAGGATAATGGCGGCACTGGCATAGTCGGCGGTGCCTTCCATTGCCAATTTGCCCACGGCGCTGGCCGTCATCAGGGAGATGACGGCAACCGGCCCGACCGCCAGCGCCGACGAGGTGCCGAAGATGGCATAGGCAATGAGCGGCAGGATGGAGGCGTATAGACCCACTTCCGGTGGTAGCCCCGCCAGCAGAGCGTAAGCCAGCGACTGCGGGATCAGCATGATGGTCACGATCACCGCGGCCACGAGGTCACTGGTCAAGCTCTGACGGTTATAGCGTCTGCCCCAATCGAGGATGGGCAGATAGGACCCGAGGCGCACGGCAAGTCTCCGGAAGAGGTGGGGAGCCGGCCCGGAGGCAGGCGAAATTCAGGCTGGCTCAGACGTCGAGAGTAGCGAACAGGCTGCCGGCGCGACCGCCGGAGCGGCAGTAGCCAAGCATGGGCTTGGGGCTGTCTTCCCAGGCCTGATGGAAGCGGATGATCTGGCCTTCACCACGCATGCCCGAGACCGGGATATGGATGGCCACGAGACCCTCAGCCTTGGCGGCGGCTTCAATCGCCGCGAAATCCGGCTGGCCGGCATCTTCATTGTCCGGGCGGGCGCAGATGATCGACTTGAAGCCCGCGGCGGCGATCTCCTTGACCTGTTCCGGCGTGATCTGGGCGGTGGCGGAGAAGTCGGGGCTGAGTTGACGGATATTCATTTGATGTTGTCCTGACGCATGAGGAAAAGGGGGCTCCTCCGCCGAAGCGGAGGAGGAAACGGGCTGCGAAGGGGCATCACAGACCGTTGATGGGAACCTTGAGGAAGGTCTTGCCGTCCTCGTCCTTGGGCGGAAGCTGGCCGGCGCGCATGTTGACCTGCAGCGACGGAATGATCAGCTTGGGCATGGAGAGAGTGGCGTCGCGCGCTTCACGCATGGCGACGAAACTGTCTTCGTCCGTGCCCTTGCCGACATGGATATTGTGCTCGATCTCGTCGCCGACTGTGGTTTCCCACTGGATGTCGCGGCCATTGGGCCCGTAGTCGTGGCACATGAAGAGACGCATTTCGCGCGGCAGCGCCAGGACGCGCTGGATCGAGCGATAAAGCGTGCGCGCGTCGCCGCCCGGGAAGTCGGCACGGGCCGAGCCGCCATCGGGCATGAACAGGGTGTCACCGACGAAAGAGGCGTCGCCGATCGTGTGCGTCATGCAGGCCGGGGTGTGGCCAGGCGTATGCATCACATGGGCCGTCATGCCGCCGATATGGTAGCTGTCGCCGTCCCTGAACAGGCGGTCGAACTGGCTGCCATCGCGCTGGAACTCGGTGCCTTCGTTGAAAATCTTGCCGAAGGTTTCCTGCACAATGACGATGTTCTCGCCGATGCCGAGCTTGCCGCCCAACTTGGACTGGATATACGGCGCGGACGAGAGGTGATCCGCGTGGACATGGGTTTCGATCAGCCATTCGAGCTTGAGGGCCTGCTCTGTGATGAAGGCGATGATCTTGTCCGCTCCATCATAGGTGATGCGGCCAGCGGCGTAGTCGATGTCCATGACCGAGTCGATAACGGCGCAGGACGATGAGTTCGGATCCTTGACGACGTAGGAGATCGTGTTGGTCGGCGCGTCGAAGAACGCGGTCACTTCCGGCCGGAGAGTCAGGTCGGGGGTGAAGGGAATGGTGGTCATTTCTAGAACTCCTCGGTGAGGGTCAGGCTGTCTGGGTAACGCGCTGCTGGGCGAAACGGCGCAAAGTGCGAGCGGTCAGAATTCCTGCGATCATGGCGGCCACAAAGGCCCAGGCAGAGACATCACCCAAGCCCAGGGCGGGAATGGCGCCGCCGGGGCAGAAGCCGGCAATGCCCCAGCCGATACCGAACACGGCCGAGCCCCCGATCAGCGGAACGTCCAGCTTGCGTTTGGTCGGGAAGTGGAATTGCTGGTCGAGCACGGGTTGCTCCCGGCGCAAGACGAAGCGGTAACCAGTGGCAGTGACGGTCAGCGCCGAACCCATGACCAGAAGCAGGGACGGATCCCAGCTGCCGGCAATGTCGAAGAAGTTCAGCACCTTGGCGGGATTGATCATGCCGGAGATGGCGATACCCGCGCCGAAGATGAGGCCGAAGAGGCCAGCAAGGATGTTACGCTGCATCAGAAGCCTCCGAGGGTGTGACGAATGACAAAGACGGTGGCGACGGCGGCGACCATGAAGGTAGCGGTAGCGGCTATCGAGCGGCCGGAAAGACGGGAAATGCCGCAAACTCCATGACCAGAGGTGCAGCCGGAGGCAAAGAACACACCGATGCCGGCGAGCACACCACCAATCATCACCCACATCACCGGCACGGGCGAGGCGAAGGACACCTCAAAGCCGGACACGAGCGGGATCAAGATTGGCGCAACAACGGCGCCAAGCAGGAAGGCGGCGCGCCAGCCCCAATCCTTGGTCACGGGCGGCAGAACACCGGTCAGGATGCCGGTCATGCCGGCAATGCGGCCATGGAACGCCATAAGCAGCACAGAAGCGAGGCCGATCAGGCTTCCGCCAATCAGCGCTGGGATGGGGGTGAATTCTGTCATCGATACGGATCTCAGCAGCAGGTAACAAAAGTCGAATTGCGATTTCGGCGCTCTCGGCGGTCACGTTTCGAAGGCGTTTGAACCTTCTTGAAAACGGGGCCAAAACACGCGATAAGCGTTTAGTCGAAAATTCGTATATACGAGCTTGCTAATATGTTCAAGATGGATTTGTCAATGATGGAGGAGAATGCCGAAAGGGCATCTCAGCTGCTGACAGCCATGTCCAATCCCAAGCGCCTGATGATCCTGTGCAATCTGCTCGACCGAGAAATGAGCGTCAACGAGATCGCTGAACATGTGGAGCTGGCACAATCGCCTCTCTCCCAGCATCTTTCCAAGCTGCGTGCATGGGGCTTTGTTCGGACACGGCGCGATGGCCAGCAGATTCACTATAGCCTTGCGTCGGACGAAGTGCGGGAAATACTCAAGACGCTCTATAGTCTCTATTGCGTCCCGGGCATGATCTCTGGGTCTGATTCTTCGGCTCGAAAATAGTTTACTGGAACGGTCGACATGCCCAACCAGATGCAGGACCGGATGAACACTTCGCTGCTTGGCGTTGCGCTGGCAGGATTAAGCGGTGGCCTCCTCGCGCTCGTGCTCGACCACTCGGAACTCGCTACGGTTATCTGGATTGTCGGGGTGGTGCCGGTTCTTCTCGCTCTGGTCGTCGAGATTGTCCGCAGCCTTGCCCGGGGAGAAGTTGGCCTCGACATCGTGGCGGCCCTGTCCATGTCGGCCGCCCTCCTTTTCGGGGAAACGCTCGCTGCTGCAGTTGTCGCTCTGATGTATTCGGGTGGCACCTTCCTCGAAAGCTTTGCGGAGGGGCGGGCCAGGAGAGCGATGAGCGATCTGCTCTCACGAGTGCCGCGGACAGCCACCCGATACAGGAATGGTGGTCTTGAAGACGTCGAACTCGACGAGATCGATGTCGGCGATCTTCTGCTGATCCGGCAGGGTGACGTGGCTCCGGTCGACGGCGTGCTGCAGAGCGTCGGTGCGATGCTGGATCAGTCGGCACTGACTGGCGAGTCCCTGCCTGTTCGTCTTGCGCGCGGACAGGATGTGATGAGCGGATCGACCAATGCGGGCGATAGTTTCGACCTCAGGGCCACGCAGAAGGCAGCCGAGAGCACCTATGCCGGCATTGTCCGTCTCGTCGAGGAGGCGCAGGCATCCAAAGCCCCTATGGCCCGGCTGGCCGACCGCTACTCTCTGCTTTTTCTCGTCGTAACTATTGTGCTTGCGGGGGCGGCCTGGCTGTTCACCGGAGACCCCATTCGAGCGGTTGCTGTCCTCGTTGTCGCGACGCCTTGCCCTCTGATCCTGGCGGTGCCCGTTGCCCTCGTGGCCGGCATCTCGCGGGCGGCCCATTTCGGGGTGCTGATCAAAGGGGCAAAGCCGCTTGAGGCGCTGGCGCGGGTCAAGAGCCTGGTGCTCGACAAGACCGGCACTCTGACCGATGGGCGTCCGAAGATCGCGCGAATAGAAACCCTGACTGTCCTTGATCCGGACAATATCCTTCGGCTGGCAGCTTCGCTCGAGCAGGCATCCAAACATCCGATGGCGCGGGCGCTCGTGCAGGCTGCGCACGAGCGGGGACTGGTGCTCGCTGTGCCCACCAACGTGACAGAATTACCCGGCGAGGGCCTCACAGGCCTGGTAGAGGGGAGACTGATAGCGGCCGGCGGCGCAGGATTTGTCGCCCAGCAAACCGGCGCAGTGGCCGCTGAAACCCAAATTCTCGCCGCCGGTAGCGCATTGGTAGCTGTTGCCATCGATGGACAGCTGGTGGGTCATATCATTATGGCGGACGCATTGCGTTCGGGCACAGGGGAACTCCTGGCAGGGCTGCGCGGGCTTGGGGTGCAGCGCATCCAGTTGGCAACAGGCGACCGCAAGGCCGTGGCAGACGAGATCACAGCAGGGCTGGATCTTGATGCCGTCCGTTCCGACCTGACGCCCCAACAGAAAGTCGCTCTGGTTGCGGCAGAGCACGCGCATGGTCCGGTGATGATGGTGGGAGACGGTGTCAACGACGCTCCTGCTCTCGCGGTGGCTGATGTCGGCGTGGCGATGGGTGCTCGCGGCGCCGCCGCCTCTGCCGAGGCCGCCGATGTCGTGCTGCTGGTCGATCATCTCGACCGGCTCTTGCCTGGTATCGAGATCGCCCAACGCGCCCGAGGCATCGCACTCCAGAGCGTCGCCGTAGGGATTGGCCTGTCCGTGGCCGGCATGATTGCCGCGGCTTATGGTTATCTGACGCCGGTTCAGGGTGCCCTCATTCAGGAGGCAATCGACGTGGCAGTCATCTTGAATGCTCTGCGAGCGCTCAATATCCGCCCACGAAAGTCGGTAGCTTCTGCTGCGACGGCCTGATGCCTTTCAGCGACGCCGCTTAGTCGATACCGCGAGGATCACTCTAACGGCGATCTCAGCCCGCAACATGAGAAAGACCAGCGAGACCGTGTAGGGGTTCGACCTCGCGGGTCATGGAGCGCTTCGCCGAGGGCTAAAAGCGTTCCGACGGAATCCTCAGCGTTAGTTTTTAGTGGCCTATGAGCGGCCAATATACTGTCATTGAC encodes:
- the ugpA gene encoding sn-glycerol-3-phosphate ABC transporter permease UgpA — its product is MQSKRTIFPNKLLPYLLLAPQLAVTLIFFIWPAIQALKSSFEREDPFGFRTTFIWFDNYRRIFADPNYLSSLGRTAIFAISVTLLSMAVSLLLAVAVNRLLRSGKIYTTLLVWPYAVAPVVVGILWWFIFNPSIGIAPYILRGMGVSWNHRIDGNQAMTLIVIAAAWKQISYNFLFFVAGLQSVPQSLNEAAAIDGAGPFKRFWTIVFPLISPTTFFLLIININYAMFDTFGLVDATTMGGPAQATNILVYKVYTDGVLNLNIGSSAAQSVILMLIVIALTVVQFRFVERRVQY
- the ugpB gene encoding sn-glycerol-3-phosphate ABC transporter substrate-binding protein UgpB, translating into MFKKVMLLSAGMAAVLAASPASAQTEISWWHALDAELGKKLESIAQGFNDSQSNYKVVTTYKGSYPETLTAAIAAFRANEQPAIVQVFEVGTGTMMAAKGAVKPVYELMTENGQPWDPSAFLAPVVGYYSDTEGNILSLPFNSSTPIMYYNKDAFAKAGLDPETPPKTWAELETAMQTIVDSGAAKCGLSSAWITWIQTENLSAIHDQQFGTLENGFGGLGTEFTFNGPVQVKHWENLKKWSDSGLYQYGGPVGGPDAPPKFYSGECAVYMNSSGSRAGVIANSKDFEVGFAPLPYYDDVIAEPKNSIIGGATLWVLNGKSDDVYKGVAEFFTYLSQPEVQADWHQFTGYLPITNAAYELGKEQGYYDANPGSSVAIEQITRGTPTANSKGVRFGNLSQIRTLVDEEFEAMLAGQKTAQEALDSAVARGNEILREFEATNQ
- the trxC gene encoding thioredoxin TrxC; translated protein: MAHVVCTKCNATNRIAEGQSADQGKCGKCSAALFDGHPTDLAAPMLEKQIAKSDIPVLVDVWAPWCGPCRVMGPQFEAAARAAEPAMRFVKLNSDENQDLAGRLGIRGIPTMILFRSGKEVARVSGAMSSADILNWAQSAAR
- the sulP gene encoding sulfate permease, translated to MRLGSYLPILDWGRRYNRQSLTSDLVAAVIVTIMLIPQSLAYALLAGLPPEVGLYASILPLIAYAIFGTSSALAVGPVAVISLMTASAVGKLAMEGTADYASAAIILALISGAMLTLMGLLRLGFLANFLSHPVISGFITASGLIIAMSQLGGLLGISTEGHALPGLLASIWENLSSINIYTLLIGGLALGLLLWIRLDLKNWLTRFGVPKSIATIIVRAGPVLVVFLTMALSVAFDLGSKGVALVGDVPQGLPMLSLPSFNLDTVQQLLMPALIISIVGFVESISVAQTLAAKRRERIEPNQELIGLGMSNIAAGIGGGYPVTGGFARSVVNFDAGAATPAAGAFTAIGIAGATLLLTPFLAVLPKATLAATIVLAVLTLVDFSVLKRAWAYSKADFAAVAITLVGTLLFGVEVGIALGVAASILIFLYRSSKPHAAVVGQVPGTEHFRNIKRHKVEIVPDILSLRIDESLYFANARYLEDLVTGLATENPGLKDVVLMCSAVNFIDMSALESLEAVEHRLRDLGIRLHLSEVKGPVMDKLAGTEFLEHLSGQVHLSQHGAIRSILAQRDLVPSGSGDCQDRVLEATTRQ
- a CDS encoding TIGR01244 family sulfur transferase; protein product: MNIRQLSPDFSATAQITPEQVKEIAAAGFKSIICARPDNEDAGQPDFAAIEAAAKAEGLVAIHIPVSGMRGEGQIIRFHQAWEDSPKPMLGYCRSGGRAGSLFATLDV
- a CDS encoding MBL fold metallo-hydrolase, whose product is MTTIPFTPDLTLRPEVTAFFDAPTNTISYVVKDPNSSSCAVIDSVMDIDYAAGRITYDGADKIIAFITEQALKLEWLIETHVHADHLSSAPYIQSKLGGKLGIGENIVIVQETFGKIFNEGTEFQRDGSQFDRLFRDGDSYHIGGMTAHVMHTPGHTPACMTHTIGDASFVGDTLFMPDGGSARADFPGGDARTLYRSIQRVLALPREMRLFMCHDYGPNGRDIQWETTVGDEIEHNIHVGKGTDEDSFVAMREARDATLSMPKLIIPSLQVNMRAGQLPPKDEDGKTFLKVPINGL
- a CDS encoding YeeE/YedE family protein, yielding MQRNILAGLFGLIFGAGIAISGMINPAKVLNFFDIAGSWDPSLLLVMGSALTVTATGYRFVLRREQPVLDQQFHFPTKRKLDVPLIGGSAVFGIGWGIAGFCPGGAIPALGLGDVSAWAFVAAMIAGILTARTLRRFAQQRVTQTA
- a CDS encoding YeeE/YedE thiosulfate transporter family protein, translating into MTEFTPIPALIGGSLIGLASVLLMAFHGRIAGMTGILTGVLPPVTKDWGWRAAFLLGAVVAPILIPLVSGFEVSFASPVPVMWVMIGGVLAGIGVFFASGCTSGHGVCGISRLSGRSIAATATFMVAAVATVFVIRHTLGGF
- a CDS encoding metalloregulator ArsR/SmtB family transcription factor, translating into MMEENAERASQLLTAMSNPKRLMILCNLLDREMSVNEIAEHVELAQSPLSQHLSKLRAWGFVRTRRDGQQIHYSLASDEVREILKTLYSLYCVPGMISGSDSSARK
- a CDS encoding heavy metal translocating P-type ATPase; translation: MPNQMQDRMNTSLLGVALAGLSGGLLALVLDHSELATVIWIVGVVPVLLALVVEIVRSLARGEVGLDIVAALSMSAALLFGETLAAAVVALMYSGGTFLESFAEGRARRAMSDLLSRVPRTATRYRNGGLEDVELDEIDVGDLLLIRQGDVAPVDGVLQSVGAMLDQSALTGESLPVRLARGQDVMSGSTNAGDSFDLRATQKAAESTYAGIVRLVEEAQASKAPMARLADRYSLLFLVVTIVLAGAAWLFTGDPIRAVAVLVVATPCPLILAVPVALVAGISRAAHFGVLIKGAKPLEALARVKSLVLDKTGTLTDGRPKIARIETLTVLDPDNILRLAASLEQASKHPMARALVQAAHERGLVLAVPTNVTELPGEGLTGLVEGRLIAAGGAGFVAQQTGAVAAETQILAAGSALVAVAIDGQLVGHIIMADALRSGTGELLAGLRGLGVQRIQLATGDRKAVADEITAGLDLDAVRSDLTPQQKVALVAAEHAHGPVMMVGDGVNDAPALAVADVGVAMGARGAAASAEAADVVLLVDHLDRLLPGIEIAQRARGIALQSVAVGIGLSVAGMIAAAYGYLTPVQGALIQEAIDVAVILNALRALNIRPRKSVASAATA